The DNA sequence CAACTTAATAACTTTTGAAACTTAATCAAGTCAATACTTACCTGAGATATGAGATGGTTGTCAATCACTTCTTTGTTATTAACTTTTAGATTCTGATTATTGCTATGACATATTTTCAGGCTCTCAAGAACTTCCCTAAAATGTCCAAAAGTATCACCTATAAGGATTTCATGCACGTATATGCTTTAGGTAAGCTTCTACATTTTAAAGCAttttcacgtcctaatctgtcTGAATAATTTGCTTCAATTGTACTTAATTCCAATTTTTTGAATAATATAAATGATTGCCGGCAGCTGTGTAGATGTTCAATAGCATCCAATTTCATATAGTTTGATTAGTTATATCTCCATTTACCTATATACCTATTCATTCCGATTTTATATGATTGCTGGATACAAAACTATTCTAGATATTATTAGTTGCAGCAGTTGCATCTCTTAAAGATCTATAAAACTTATTCTCACTGGTTCGCGGTGGATTTCGCAGTTACTTCTCGAGCATGGGGAAGCACGAagggttattccctggtaacaCATTTATAAAGATTCCATTGTAAATAGTGTTATGAACTTTAAGATGGAAGTTCAATTTTTCCCCCttttcttatgaatttatttggattttcaatttattttatagATCCCATTTGCTGATTTTTTGAATCATGACGGCACTTCAGAATCAATTGTGTTGAGTGACAACGACAAACATTTCTCAGAGGTACCCTCTCTCGCTCTCTGCGTTTTGATTCTCTATCTCACATCTTGATTTGGTTATAGGAGTACAAGAATTTTATATTCTCCTTAATCATTCTGCACTCTTATggaaattgagtcttttttatgtCTTTATTGCTTTATATTAGTTCAGTTATTGGGATGCAAAACAAATTCATTTCACAATGTTCTTGATTTTTCATGCCTGTTATTTATCTGGGCAGGTCATTGCTGACCGCAATTATGCTCCTGGTGAAGAGGTTAGATGCTACTTAATTAAGATGGTTTGTTTCCCCTATTTAAAATTACAGGCACCCTTTGGaatttctttttcgttttgaaacatttgatcaatttttgtttttatagacGACTCATTAACATTTTCACTCATTTTCACTCGTTGGGTTTGAAATTTTCATGTCCTTCTGCTAATTTCTTATCTATTTTTTCTAAGAATTAGTAAAACTTTTTATTCCTCAGTGGTCATTGTGTGGTAACAGATAACGGATCACAACACATGAACACAGGGTCTATGTTAGAGTAAAAAGCACAATATTGCTTGAGATATGCTGTGGAATTAATATTTAGAAATTACTGGAAGTTTGGGGTTTCCTATTATTAGTATGAATGGATGGTACATGGAACCATCCTCTGGGGCAGTTCGTGACTATGGTTACGTTGCAGAAGTGGTTGTTTAAAGTTGTAACTCTGGACTTCAATTTGTATATTTGTATAGGTAATGATAAGATacggaaaattttcaaatgctaCCCTGCCTCTGGACTTTGGGTTTACACTTTCATACAACATCCACGACCAGGCCAGTCTTGGATTTCAGTTCACTAGTCACAATGGTTGCTTTGTTATCCGTATCTAGTGGTACTCTATGAAGTCaaattttctgtttcttttgttCCATTTCCAGTCTTGTTTAACTAATGCGTTTATCTGCTTGATGACTTGATATCTTGTGATGAAAATCTTTTACTGATTACAATAATTGTACGATGCAATAGGGAAGTTAGGTCTGGTAGTGGAAAAGGGAAAGGAATTCCTCGGTCACTTCGTGCTTTTGCTCGTGTTCTATGTTGTGCCTCTCCTCTGTTTCTTCTCTTCATGTTAACTTACTCGCATGCATTGCTTAATATGCTTCTGAGCTCATTTAACCTTATGACTCATCTGCAAATAGTTTATTGATTGTTTCTTAATATTCAGAACTTAGTGACCTGGCCAAAGAAGCTGCAGAACATGATGGTCGATTGGCTCAGCGTGATGTTGTTATCAAAATTAATCGAATTAGCTGAGGATTGTGAAGCATCTATCAAGGTAAAGATGCTAACTTTTTACCCCCTTTGTTTAGAGAACTTGTCTAAGCTAAGATAAACTAGAGTTCATTATTTTCTATGATAATGCATTAATTCCGAGAGCATACACCAATTACGGTTCTTTTAAATGAAGGAATTCTTAAGCATACGCATATTGAATCAGGTGATGTGTTGCAGTAACATACTCATTTTGGTTGAGATATTAATGAAGTTGAGGAATTTTATAACTGGAGAAGTCTTAGGCGTTTGGGAAGCAGTAATAAACATATGAAGAGAGTGGAATTTTAATATTATCATTTATATGGTTTACATAATGTTGCATCTGACTACAAAATACAAATGTAGTAACTCCTTTTTGTGCTTCTTGAGTGCGTACATGGTCTTTGGGACCCGTAAGTTCTCCAGTTACATGCGAAAGACTTTCTATCTGGAGGCAAATGGCTCAGGATCTCCTCAATGGTGAACTTTGTATCCTCAAATCTGCTTCTGCGTGGCTAAGAAACTACTGCGACACTTTGACTACAACAGACTGCCATAGATGATGATATTGGTCTTGCAATACCACCAAAGACTCAAGAGAGGTAATACCATTGGAGATTATTTACACGATCAGACATAGGTACAAGTTATGGATTCATATGAAACTGTACGTGAGAAACCAGAATTCTGGGAAACTAGGAGCCCACAAGATTAGGCTAACATGAAGGAAAACCCACCAAACTGGCTCTTACGCATTTGGAGCGGGAATGTGGGATATCAGGGTACAACTAAAAATAGAAGACACATTTTTGCTGGGTGATTTTGGATTTCTGTGTGAATGCTTTCTCAAGTGAATGAGGTTATAGTAGTAAATTTCTATAATATAGTccacatttttttataaatccgCCTGTGTAAGTTTATCTTACTCTGCCAGTCCCAGGGCCGGAAAAAGGAGGAGGGTGAGAGCGTCAGGTAGTCGACAGCCGGCACTTTGTTCTTCACGTCGAATTTCTATATACGCATATCATTTGTCTGGGTATTTTGCTGAAACTCgaatatttttttctaatgTGCAGTCATTCCCGATCACCCATGAGGAGAGAAAGGAGTTTGGAGAGAAGATCAAGGAGTCCTCATGACAGCCGAAGCCCGAAGCGTTGTAGGGCTTCACCGCCAGTATTCAATAGTGATTCAATGAGCTAGATCTCAATTCAGATTGTGATGTAAGGACTTTAACTTTATCTTCAGTGTATTAAAATCCGAGCAGATGTAATAATTTGTAATAAGATGTAAAGAAATTTACTAAAAATAGTTTTGTTattcaaattgaaattaatttacagAAACCTTGACTGAAAGGTTTTATTAGATAGTAGCTTGAAATGAAACTGAATACGTAGTAGTGATAATAATATTGTGCTTCTCTTTGTGATATGTAAGAGTTGAATTTCCTGTGTTGGGCAGTTGATATTTATTTAACTATTTGAAAATTCTTATTGTTGTGATTGTGTTGAGCTTGTTGTGTATTTGCTTAGCTTAATGATAAATTCGGGGTGGtcgaaaattagaaattttattcATGCGTGCTTTTTTCCCTTTCTTACCAAATATTAATTTGTTGTCTGGGGTTTCAGTTTTATTCATCTTAGCATCGTTTTGTTGTATTTAatctgttttcattttttaaatagaCTACCATTTTTGCCATTGTGTTGTTTGTGCAGAGGAGATATCTCATTACAAGGAACCCAATCCAACAGAGCATTTGCTACTCTTAAAAGTTCTATGTGAACTCCGAGCTCAAGTCAGTCCttaattttcatatattttttattttttcatgtcTAGGCGGTTTACGTGGTTTTTAACCATTGATTCACCTAAATTTATGTTTACAATTGCGTGTTTTTTATTGTTGATATCGATTAAAACACTATATTTAGGTTACTGGATTATGCTTATAAGAGTATGTTAACGTATTCATTTTAATAATTACCACTTGCTTTGATACATTGAAAACGCTAATTCTGTGCAAGAAAATAATCTATATTAATAAAActgtttgtttaatgtgttAATCATGTTGTGGTATTTTAATGTTAAAAACCACTTGCCTTGAATATTTGGGAAGAAATTAGCTCTGTGAAGTAATAAAACATGCCATTTCTGGAGGAACGAGATTAAATTGTTTGCTTTGCTGAGACAGTTCTGTTTAGATTAATGGATGTAGTCCACTTTGAAACCTCAGTAAGTTACGGATTCATTCTTCGTAGCGAATCTTCGATAATCAGTATGCAGAAGAAAAAtctattaatttcaatttaattaCTTTTGAAAAGTTAGAGATTTGCTGAGCATGTTGGAAATTTGAATTAGTAGCACTTTTGCATGTCACACGCAATGGCCTATACTTCCTCTAATATTTTTGAACCAAATGTCAGTTTTCTTTTTTGCTATTGAAATGATGTTACATTTGTTGCATCTGTTTGGTTCCTTATTTTTATACCTAAAGATATTATCAGTGTGCATTTGGTTTTGCTTGGTTGGGGTATAGGTTTAGTTGatatattgttgattttttttttgtttttggtaaaaaatatattgttgaTTTTTATTAGTGATTTTCCCCTTTCCAGCTACCAGTTTGTTGTTTGATACTGTAAATTTGTAAGTAtaatgccaaaaaaaaaaaaaaaaaaattatcagcTTTCTTTAGCATTATGGATTCAAACATTgcttatgaaaataaaaaagcagcataatgttttattcattttcaatcCTGCAACGACATGCGGACACCATTTCTAGTGGATTCTATTTATGGTTCCCTAGTTCTGAATTTTGGCCATCTTTTTTCAGAGATTATGAATTTCTGTGGGGGCCAATTGATAATTCCAGAGGTTTGAACCAAGAGAAGTGCAAAGATAAATGAAACGGGCAAAAATATTGAAGTTACAATATTTGATACCAATTCCACATTCCATTACTCAAACTACCAAATGCATCTTCTTGACAATTATATCACAAGCACACACTCAAACTGAAACCAGCCGCACGGGTTCACATCAATACTTCACTCGGAAGTTCTAGAAGCCGAAGATACATTATCGTCCACCGTAGAATGCTCTACCTTGTTTCTAGACGCAAAGACATTATCTTCCGCCGCACTTCTAGCATGGAAGGCCTTTCCTCCCCCCTTGACCTCAAACATGTCACGGCAAGCTCGCTCACTTTTTTGGCCATCTCAAAACTAAACATGTCTCTGTTTATTTCACCATCGAGAATTTGGCCCAAGCGATCCTCTTGCACTGAAAAAGGAGACTTAGCTGCTGCAGGTACTTTATCAGGAAAAGAGGTCGAGAATGACCAAGCCAGAAGTTCTTCTCCATAGATTTCTCCTGCGCCTTTTACCCAACCTTCTTGGCCTATTCTTCCTTCCACAATCAACAACATTTGAATTGGGTCACCCTTTTCAATAATATTGTCAGTACGATTATACTTGTTGGGCCGAAAGTGGTTGCAAATTTCTTTCAACACTGATTCGTCCATGTATCGGAATGTTAAAACCTACATTTCATaacatttaaataaattaattgacagAATAAAAAATCTAATACAGAAATATATAGTTATAACTAACTCATGAATTTTAAAAACTTTTCATCCATCATTAATCTCCAACGTTTTTATTAAAATCTGCAGCCTTCGGACCGTTCTAGTGTTTGCTAACTACAAGAAAAGGTGGCCATGTAAATGTGAAAAGTGTGATTGTTGCTCGGTTGCAACGATACATTGTGGCCTTAgatctatttaaattatattttgtaaaccacaAAATATGGCAGTTAacgattggtttttttttttttttttatcatcatcACATAATACTTTTCTTAAATGAATCGTGACAATAAAAACGTAACTaattactctttttcttttattttttttgctatcAGTGACATTATTGCAACCCTAAGTATCACGTTTTTCCTGTTTGTACCACCCACTTTTTTatagcatatttttttttcctggtttTAGTTAATTACCATTTTTGGGTTATTTGGATGATTATAACTACAAATGTTCACATGCTTCCAGTAATATAAAAAAGTATCCAAGTGGATGGTTTTCCTTATAAAATTTATTGATGTGAAAGGATAGGGGTTAGATATTTCCAAGTGGATGGTCTTCATCGGCCGGCAAATTCTTCTATTTGACagcttattttttttcttttgtttgttttttttctgtCTCATGTACTTACGCTCCACCTTATCATGGGCAAGGGCTAGATTGTTATGTAGCCTAGGTCCTAGGGTGGGGTAGGTATAGTATACGTTAGTTATGCTGTATTTAAATGCCTGGGAGCTATAATATCACATGCGCATGCATGGGATATTGGGATGAGagctataaataaataaatgcctTAAATTCTATGTTCAAAATTAAAGTCATGgattcatggatttgaagaaactTTACCTGCTTCAACTTAGTCACTGGCATGTAACTTTTGATCTCATCTCGTAAATCCCTGGTAAGACGATGAACAAGATGATCCCAATCGAGCAAATCCCAATAAAGATCATCttgttgaaaattttcttctacAATTTTCATGATCCGCGACTTTACATCTTGATTCAACCTTTCAGGAATCTCATTTCTACGTATCAATCCATCTATATTTCGATCAATCTCCTCTTTCAGCATTCTTATGTGTCTAGGCTTCTTTTTTTCTAAAATGTCTGATTGCATGTATATCTGTTAATCCACAACAACAAAAAGGTTAGAGTTCGTTAGTTCAAGTAAAAAGAATATGTAGCCATACAATCAAATTGAGGTTGTTAGAGTTTCTTATAGCTTATAGGCTTATTGAAGTTGTCAGAGGAAATAAAATTTTGcctaataatttaaaataattttggaCCCTCTCCCTCCTATTCCCAACGGTTTTAACTAAGATGGAGGCTCAATTTTAATATGGTATTAGATGAGACTAATGCATCACTCAATATGTCTTGTATACTCCACACATTAGGCTTAAGTTGCCCCGCATGTGAAGGGTTGCGTTGAAAGCATGAAAGTCTTGTCTGATATTTCAAATACGGTAATTCTTGGATCTCTCTTTTATCCCAATTAATTTTCCTATCCATGCTCAATTTTAATTAGGGAAATGTGCATTTGATTAAGAGCTTACACTTTGCAAGTCCGATGCTTTGAGAGCAAGGGCTTCAACAACACCAGTTGCCATGACAGATTCAGTTGCCAACGGTTTTCTAAGATGGAAGAAAGAGGAGAATGGCCAACGTAGAAGTTCTCCTCCACATAATTCTCCTGCACCTGGTCTCGAAGAAGATCCCTCTTGTCAAGTGGTTCATCCTTTTGAATAATAAAGCTGTTCTCACTCTCAGTATACCTCACAGGCTCGAATTTCTGCCAGATTATTTTCAACACATCTTCATCTATTCCTCGAAGCACTGGCACCTGGAATTCATGTTGTTAAACTATCAGAGAGAAAGCAAGAAAACCCATAGGAAGAAATTCTCATTAAAAGGATAAAGATGCAATCATCAACAGttaattaaattcttaataAAATGATGAAGATAATACTTGGTCAGTACTCAAAATTTACTGACCTCCTAATAGTCCAATACAATAAAGACAACTGTTCATTTTCAAGTCTCTAAACACACAACCAAACTCTGATCGAACACTGAATTCGCTCTCTTCTCCGATGACCCCAATCCCTCTTTTCTGCCACCCACTGTGATCGTCGTCTTCCATTATGGACGACGGCGATGATTGCAACCTGTCGTCATCAATCCAGAGAGTGGGTCTTATCATTTGATCTCAACCTGGTGATCTTGAAGCCACGTTTTGTGCCACAAATTAATATGGATCTCCATAGTGGTAACAATGAGTGGGCGAAGAAGAACATCAAAGAAGAGACCctcttttttataaaaataaatcgTATGGTTTCAATTAAATGGGTAATAGCTTTTGTGAAAGAATTTGTAATGTTTTTGCACTTCTGGAGCGGACTGTGGGCAGAGAAAGGTAGAAGGAGGATGTTTGGCATACAGAACCAGGGTGTTTGGTTGTGTGAACGGAGACTTGAAAATGGACAGGACAGGTGTCCGTTGAAACCCCACCTAAACTTGTAACCTAGTGCCATTTACCCATcaactttatttttaatcaattacctctctaaacttttatttattgCCAATTTCCCTtaatttctcacattttttccATAATTCACAATAAAAGTAGGatctaaaaatgaaaataaaaaaccaaatctCTCACTTCCCCTCTTCTACCCAATTGTAACCCTTCTCATCCACCCCAAATCTCAAACCACCAGCCACCCCTAATCTCATATCAAATTCATCCGCCTACCGCTTCCCTCAAATTTAGCCCCAGTACCACCCCGCCATAACCCACTCACCCCACAACCTCCAATGGCAGGTCTCAGATTCCTAATTCAAGTCATGATCCCCCTTCCCTTCTCCCTGCAAACCCACCTTCTCGCAGCCCATCTATTGCCACACCAATAGCTCCttgttgctctctctctctctctctgtatgaCTGTTTTCGAAGCCCACCCACAGAAACACAGCCTCCGATGGCATGTCGCAGGTCCCAAATGCTAATTCAAAAAGGGCAAAATATGTTTGCTTctaaatgacgattttgccctccAAACTAACGGAATCATGGATGAAATGTGTGATATTTAACGGAAGATAGGAATTTGGCCATAAATAAAAGTCTAAGGGAGTAATTGGCTAAATTTTAAGTTCAAGGAGTAAATTGGCAGTAGGATACAAGTTTAGGGAGGATGTCGACAAATAGGCCTTATCCAAAAGATAAAGAGATACTATACTCATTTTATGTGATTATCAAAGTgagtaattaattaaagggtaaATTTAGATAAAAGGAACTTACTtgtttcaactttgtcaaaggcATATAATCTTCTATACGGTTTTGAACATCCGAGGGAAGAAGAGGgagaatattatccaaattaatATCCATACCGTCTTCAAGTGCTTGTTGTACCCTTTCTCTTATCCGCAACTTCATATCCTTATTCAACCTGGTG is a window from the Pyrus communis chromosome 16, drPyrComm1.1, whole genome shotgun sequence genome containing:
- the LOC137721520 gene encoding fructose-bisphosphate aldolase-lysine N-methyltransferase, chloroplastic-like, whose product is MHCTIFWSDDELELIHQSSVCQETINQRSQIKKEFLVIRTALKNFPKMSKSITYKDFMHVYALVTSRAWGSTKGYSLIPFADFLNHDGTSESIVLSDNDKHFSEVIADRNYAPGEEVRCYLIKMVCFPYLKLQAPFGISFSF